From a single Candoia aspera isolate rCanAsp1 chromosome 2, rCanAsp1.hap2, whole genome shotgun sequence genomic region:
- the TECR gene encoding very-long-chain enoyl-CoA reductase isoform X1 has translation MDGNLLPVEGCPPLQRNFNDLRPHLPPKKSKRGVLFFEVEILDAKTREKLCFLDKVEPNATVAEIKTLFTKSHPQWYPARQSLRLDPKGKSLKDEDILQNLPVGTTATLYFRDLGAQISWVTVFLTEYAGPLLIYLLFYFRVPFIYGPRYDFTSSKYSVVHLACICHSFHYVKRLLETLFVHRFSHGTMPLRNIFKNCTYYWGFAAWMAYYINHPLYTPPAYGHEQVKLALIIFLFCQLGNFSIHIALRNLRPAGSKTRKIPFPTKNPFTWLFLLVSCPNYTYEVGSWIGFAIMTQCLPVALFSLVGFIQMTIWAKGKHRSYLKEFRDYPPLRSPIIPFLL, from the exons ATGGATGGGAATTTGCTGCCTGTAGAGGGATGTCCTCCCCTTCAAAGAAATTTCAATGATTTAAGGCCACATCTTCCTCCTAAGAAATCTAAAAGGGGTGTTCTTTTTTTTGAGGTGGAGATCCTAGATGCCAAGACCCGGGAAAAGCTGTGCTTCCTGGATAAG GTAGAGCCCAATGCTACCGTAGCCGAAATCAAGACTCTCTTTACTAAGTCTC accCTCAATGGTATCCAGCCCGGCAGTCCCTGCGACTAGATCCCA AGGGAAAGTCTTTAAAGGATGAAGATATCCTTCAGAATTTACCAGTTGGGACAACAGCAACACTGTATTTCCGGGACTTAGGAGCACaaatcagctgggtgact GTATTCCTCACAGAGTATGCTGGGCCACTGCTCATCTACCTGCTCTTTTATTTCCGGGTTCCCTTCATTTATGGCCCAAGATATGACTTCACCTCCAGCAAGTATTCTGTTGTTCA cCTGGCTTGCATTTGTCACTCTTTCCACTATGTCAAGCGCCTCCTGGAGACCCTTTTTGTCCACAGATTCTCCCATGGAACAATGCCCTTACGTAACATCTTCAAG AATTGCACTTACTACTGGGGCTTTGCAGCCTGGATGGCATACTATATCAATCACCCTTTGTATACACCACCTG caTATGGACATGAACAAGTGAAACTGGCACTTATCATATTCCTG TTCTGTCAGCTGGGAAACTTTTCTATTCATATTGCTTTGCGGAATCTTCGTCCAGCTG GTTCAAAGACCAGGAAGATCCCATTCCCTACCAAGAACCCATTCACATGGCTTTTCTTGCTGGTCTCTTGCCCCAATTATACCTATGAG gTCGGGTCTTGgattggttttgccatcatgacTCAGTGCCTTCCAG TGGCTCTGTTTTCCTTGGTTGGATTTATTCAAATGACCATTTGGGCAAAGGGAAAACACCGAAGTTATCTGAAGGAGTTCCGGGATTACCCACCACTACGTTCACCCATCATCCCCTTTCTGCTTTAA
- the TECR gene encoding very-long-chain enoyl-CoA reductase isoform X2, producing MKYYEVEILDAKTREKLCFLDKVEPNATVAEIKTLFTKSHPQWYPARQSLRLDPKGKSLKDEDILQNLPVGTTATLYFRDLGAQISWVTVFLTEYAGPLLIYLLFYFRVPFIYGPRYDFTSSKYSVVHLACICHSFHYVKRLLETLFVHRFSHGTMPLRNIFKNCTYYWGFAAWMAYYINHPLYTPPAYGHEQVKLALIIFLFCQLGNFSIHIALRNLRPAGSKTRKIPFPTKNPFTWLFLLVSCPNYTYEVGSWIGFAIMTQCLPVALFSLVGFIQMTIWAKGKHRSYLKEFRDYPPLRSPIIPFLL from the exons GTGGAGATCCTAGATGCCAAGACCCGGGAAAAGCTGTGCTTCCTGGATAAG GTAGAGCCCAATGCTACCGTAGCCGAAATCAAGACTCTCTTTACTAAGTCTC accCTCAATGGTATCCAGCCCGGCAGTCCCTGCGACTAGATCCCA AGGGAAAGTCTTTAAAGGATGAAGATATCCTTCAGAATTTACCAGTTGGGACAACAGCAACACTGTATTTCCGGGACTTAGGAGCACaaatcagctgggtgact GTATTCCTCACAGAGTATGCTGGGCCACTGCTCATCTACCTGCTCTTTTATTTCCGGGTTCCCTTCATTTATGGCCCAAGATATGACTTCACCTCCAGCAAGTATTCTGTTGTTCA cCTGGCTTGCATTTGTCACTCTTTCCACTATGTCAAGCGCCTCCTGGAGACCCTTTTTGTCCACAGATTCTCCCATGGAACAATGCCCTTACGTAACATCTTCAAG AATTGCACTTACTACTGGGGCTTTGCAGCCTGGATGGCATACTATATCAATCACCCTTTGTATACACCACCTG caTATGGACATGAACAAGTGAAACTGGCACTTATCATATTCCTG TTCTGTCAGCTGGGAAACTTTTCTATTCATATTGCTTTGCGGAATCTTCGTCCAGCTG GTTCAAAGACCAGGAAGATCCCATTCCCTACCAAGAACCCATTCACATGGCTTTTCTTGCTGGTCTCTTGCCCCAATTATACCTATGAG gTCGGGTCTTGgattggttttgccatcatgacTCAGTGCCTTCCAG TGGCTCTGTTTTCCTTGGTTGGATTTATTCAAATGACCATTTGGGCAAAGGGAAAACACCGAAGTTATCTGAAGGAGTTCCGGGATTACCCACCACTACGTTCACCCATCATCCCCTTTCTGCTTTAA